The window GTCGCGCCGCAACGCCTTCGACTGGGTGTTCGCCGCGTTGGTCGTGGCGGGCGGGCTCTTCGCCTTTGCGCGCTATGCAGGCGCCATGGACATCTACGAAAAGGTGATCCTGCTCGCCGCCATGCCCTTCGTCGTCTGGCTGGGCTGGTTCTGGCGGCCGTTGCAGGTACTGGCGATCGTGGTGGCCGCGGCCGCGCTGCTCGGCATCGGCTCGTACCAGGGCGACCTTGCAAGAGCCGAGACCGTGTTCTGGCTCAAGTACTTCCTGTCCAGCCAATCGGCCATCCTGTGGATGAGCGTTCTCTTCTTCATGAGCACGTTGTTCTACTGGATCGGCTTCTTCGGCGGCCGGCAGGCGGACACCATGGACCTGATCGGCTCGCGCCTGGCCTGGGCGGCGGTCACGATGGCGCTGATCGGCACGATGGTGCGCTGGTACGAAAGCCATCAGCTCGGCCCGGACATCGGCCATATTCCGGTCAGCAACCTCTACGAAGTCTTCGTGCTGTTCTGCTGGCTGACGGCAACCTTCTACTTGTACTTCGAGTCGCGCTACCGGACCCGGGCGCTGGGCGCCTTCGTGATGCTGGTGGTGAGCGCGGCGGTCGGCTTCCTGCTCTGGTACACGCTGGTGCGTGAGGCCCACGAAATCCAGCCTCTGGTGCCGGCCCTGCAGAGCTGGTGGATGAAGCTGCACGTGCCTGCGAACTTCATCGGCTATGGCACCTTCTCGCTGGCGGCCATGGTGGCTTTTGCCTACCTCATCAAGGAGCAGGCCCAGGAGACGCGCTGGTACAAGCTCACGCCGATGTGGCTTCTTGGCGTGGCGCTGTGCTTCGTGCCTGTGGCATTCCGCCAGCGCGCGCAGGAGGCGGGCGGCAGTTACTGGTTTGTCTACGCAGCCATTTCGGCGCTGATCGCGGCGGGCATCCTGCTGGGCCGCAAGCGCATCGCGGAGCGGCTGCCGGCCAACGAAGTGCTGGACGACGTGATGTACAAGTCCATCACGGTCGGCTTTGCTTTTTTCACCATTGCCACCGTGCTCGGCGCGCTGTGGGCAGCTGATGCCTGGGGTGGGTACTGGAGCTGGGACCCGAAGGAAACCTGGGCGCTGATCGTCTGGCTGAACTATGCGGCGTGGCTGCACATGCGCCTGGTGAAAGGACTGCGGGGCACCGTCGCCGCCTGGTGGGCGCTGGGCGGACTGGCAGTGACAACCTTCGCTTTCCTGGGCGTCAACATGTTCCTGAGCGGCTTGCACAGCTACGGGACCTTGTAGCTGGGGCGGTCCGCAGGACGGGCGGGCAAGTTGAAACCGGCGGAACGTTGGGCGCGTAACCGGATCAGCATTGGGGACGAATAGATCCCAGTACAGCTAAACAGTCGAAAGGCGATCCATGTTGATTCGATCCAAGGACCAGGGCTTCATTCATCCGCACCCGAGCGAGATCACTCCGCGCGCGGCCTACGAAGGGCGGCGCGACATGCTCAAGCTGCTCGCCACTGGCGTCGCGGGCGCGGCCATGGCCTCGTGGGCCGGGCGGGAGGCGCTGGCCCAGGCCACCGCGCCGGGCAAGCTGGCCGCACTCAAAGGCGAGAAGTCGGCCGTGGCCGGTGCGCAGACCATGGAGAAGCTCACCGACTACAAGGACGCCACCAGCTACAACAACTACTATGAGTTCGGCACCGACAAGGGTGACCCGGTGAAGAATGCCGGCACGCTGAAGACACGGCCCTGGACCGTCGAGGTCGAAGGGCTGGTCAAGAAGCCGGGCAAGTACGCTCTCGAAGACCTGCTGAAGCTCAGCGCGCAGGAAGAGCGCATCTACCGGTTGCGCTGCGTCGAGGGCTGGTCGATGGTGATTCCTTGGGTCGGCTACTCACTGGCCGAACTCATCAAGCGGGTCGAGCCGCAGGGCAATGCCAAGTACGTCGAGTTCGTCACGCTGGCGGATCCCAAGACCATGCCCTTCGTGGGCTCGCGAGTCCTCGACTGGCCGTATGCCGAAGGCCTGCGCATGGACGAGGCGATGCATCCGCTGACGCTCCTCACCTTCGGGATGTACGGCGAAGTTCTTCCCAATCAGAATGGTGCACCCGTGCGCATCGTGGTGCCCTGGAAGTACGGCTTCAAAAGCGCCAAGTCGATCGTCAAGATCCGCTTTGTCGAGAAGGAGCCGGGCACGGCCTGGAACAAGGCGGCGGCGCAGGAGTACGGCTTCTACTCCAACGTCAACCCCAACGTCGACCATCCGCGCTGGAGCCAGGCGACCGAGCGGCGCATCGGCGATGGCAGCGGGCTGTTCGCCAAGCGCCACAAGACGCTGATCTTCAATGGGTACGAGGCACAGGTCGGTCAGCTCTACGCCGGCATGGACCTGAAGAAGTTCTACTGACATGTCTGCGCTCAAGCCCGGTACTGCTGTGTCCCCGCTGCCTGGCAAGGCGGCGCCAGTCGCCGGGGGGCGGCCCGGCGGCGGCATGGGCATGAACAAGCTGCTCCTGCATCCGGCGGCCAAGCCCCTGGTGTTCGTGCTGTGCCTGCTGCCTTTCGCCTGGCTGGCGTGGGGCGCTTTCACCGATGGGCTGGGCGCCAATCCGGCGGAGGCCCTGATCCGTTCGACCGGCGACTGGACGCTGCGCTTCATCTGCATCGTGCTTGCCGTGACGCCGCTGCGGGTCATGACCCGGACCAATGCGCTGGCGCGGTTTCGCCGCATGTTGGGCCTGTTCGCGTACTTCTACGTGGTGGTCCACCTGTTGAGCTACAGCCTGTTCGACATGGGCTTCGACATCCCCGAGATCGCGAAGGACATTGCCAAGCGGCCCTTCATCCTGGTGGGCTTCAGCGCCTTCGTGTTGCTTACGCCGCTCGCGGCGACCTCCTTCAACCGTGCCATCAAGGCGATGGGCGCGAAGCGCTGGCAGACGCTGCACAAGCTGGTCTATGTGATCGCCGGCCTGGGCCTGCTGCATTTCTTCTGGATGCGCGCCGGGAAGAACAACTTTGCCGAGGTCTTCGTCTATGCCGCCATCATCTCGGTGCTGCTGGGATGGCGAATCTGGAACTTTGCGCGCACCAAAAGGGCGACCGGGGCTGCTTCCGCTGGGCGCGCTCAGCTGAGCAAGTGAGGGCGCTCAGCCCTCGACCTGCTCGCAGCGCAATTGGTCCTCGATGCTTTCACGGCGGCGAATCAGCGTGGCGCGGTCGCCGCTGACCAGCAGCTCGGCCGCGCGGCCCCGGCTGTTGTAGTTGCTTGCCATCGCCATCGAATAAGCACCGGCCGACAGCACCGCCAACAGGTCGCCGGCCTGCACGTCGAGCGTGCGGTCGCGGCCGAGCCAGTCGCCGCTCTCACAGACCGGGCCGACGACGTCGTAGCTGACGCTCTCGCCCTGACGCGGCGTCACCGGGACGATGCGATGGAAGGCCTGGTACATCGCGGGTCGCGGCAAGTCGTTCATCGCCGCATCGACGATGCAGAAGTTCTTGGCCTCGCCCGGCTTGGTATAGAGCACTTCCGTCACGCAGACACCGGCATTGCCGACCAGTGAGCGTCCCGGCTCGACGATGAGTCGCCGCTGGCCGAAGCCGCGCGCATCCAGGCGCTGGAGCAACTGTTGCCACAGGGCATCGGCCGCGGGCGGCCTGTCGCCGTTGTAGTCGATACCGAGTCCGCCGCCGAAGTCCAGATGGTGCAGCGTGATGCCGGCCTTTTCGATGGCTTCGACCAGGTCGAGCACCCGCTCCAGCGCCTCGAGATAGGGCGCGGCATCGGTGATCTGCGAGCCGATGTGGCAATCGATACCGACCACCCGCAGGCCCTTGAGCGAGGCGGCATGCTGGTAGATGGCCAACGCGCGGTCGTGCGCGATGCCGAACTTGTTGCCCTTGAGACCGGTCGAGATGTAGGGATGGGTCTTTGGATCGACGTTGGGATTGATGCGCACGCTGATCGCGGCCCGCTGTCCTTCCTCTAGCGCGACCGCGTTGAGCACGTCGATCTCGGCTTCGCTTTCCACGTTGAAGCAGGCGATACCCGCTGCCAGCGCTTGCCGCATCTCCTGCTTCGTCTTGCCGACGCCGGAGAAGATCACCTTGGCCGGATCCGCACCCGCGGCGAGCACCCGCGCGAGCTCGCCGCCGGAGACGATGTCGAAGCCGCAGCCCGCCTCGGCAAAGATGCGCAGCACGCCCAGCGCCGAGTTGGCCTTGATCGCGTAGCAGATCAGCGCGTCGCGCCCTTCGAAGCCGCGCTGGTAGGCGGCCAGTGCATCAAGCATCCACTGCGTCGAGTAGATGAAAAGCGGTGTGCCGTGCTCGCGCGCCAGGTCGGGCAGCGCCGCTGCCTCGACGTGCAGCGCGCCGTTCTTGTACCCGATGTGGGGATGGCCAGGGAGGCGTTCGGCGCTCGTCACTTCGTTCCTTCCCGGGTCACGGGAGCGCTGCTGGCAGCGGCGGGCGCCGCGGCAGCACCCGTCGCTGGGCTTGCCGTGCTATCGGCGTTGCGCGAATTCGGGATGAGCAGCCCCGGGAGCGTGGCGCGATTGGTCGCGGCGGGTTCGGTGGGCAGGTAGAGCGCGCCCTTCTGCCCGCAACCGGCGAGCGCGACCCCGACGATCGCGAGGCCAATTGCGCTCACTAGAATTTGACGAACATTCAGCATCACGAAATTGTAATGACCGACCCCGAGTACCTGGACCGCGCCGAGGCCGCGCTTGCTGCGATCGAGCGCAGCTGCGATCACATCAACGACACGAGCGATGCGGACATCGACAACCAGCGCGTGGGCGGCATGATCACCATCACCTTTCGAAATGGCAGCCAGCTGATCGTCAATCTGCAGAAGCCCTTGCAGGAGATCTGGCTGGCGGCACGCTCGGGCGGCTACCACTATCGCTACGACGGCCGGGCCTGGGTCGACACGAAGACCAGCGAGGAGTTCTTCGCCCAGTTGTCGCGCGAGGCAAGCGCGCAGGCCGGCGTACCGCTGCAGTTCACCGCCGACTGAGGCCTTCGGCCGAGGTGATCAGTTGCGGAAGAGGTCCAGGATGCGGCTGCGCTCTTCCGGCTGCGGCGTCGGACCGATCGGTGCGCCCGAGATCGCCTCGGCAGGCGGCGTCGGACCCGGCTCGACGCCCAAGGTCGCGACACCGCGGCCCGGCGCATAGTCGTCGTAGTACCACTCGCCGCCCACGTTGACCACGCCAGCGGGCGGCTTGGCAGTCAGCTCGGTCACCGGCACGCCCTTGATGGCGGTTTCCATGTAGCTGATCCAGATCGGCAGGCTCAACCCGCCGCCGGTCTCGCGGTCGCCCAGCTTGCGCGGCGTGTCGTAACCCATCCAGGCCACCGCCGCCATCGTGGGCTGGAACCCGGCGAACCAGGCATCGAGCGAGTCGTTGGTGGTGCCAGTCTTGCCGTAGATGTCGGGTCGCTTCAGCGTGGCTTGTGCCTTCGCGGCAGTGCCGCTGCGTGCGACTTCCTGCAGCAGGCTGTCCATGATGAAGGCGTTGCGCTGCGGGATGGCGCGCAGGGTCTCGTTGAGCAGTGGCGGCTGGGTTTCCACCAGCACCTTGTCCTTGTGATCGGTAATGCGCGTCACGAGATAGGGACTCACGCGATAGCCGCCGTTCGCGAAGACCGAATAGGCCGTCGCCATTTGCATCGGCGTGACGGCGCCAGCACCCAGGGCCATGGGCAGATAGGCAGGGTGCTTCTCCCGCTCGAAGCCGAAGTTGCCGATCCAGTCCTGCGCGTAGCGCGTGCCGATCGACTGCAGCACGCGGATGGAAACCATGTTCTTGGACTTGGCCAGCGCTCGGCGCAAGGACATGGGGCCCTCGAAATTGCCGTCGTAGTTCTTCGGCTCCCAAGGCTGGCCGCCGGTGGTGCCCGCATCGAAGAAGAGCGGCCCGTCGTTGACGACCGTTCCGGGCGTAAACCCTTTTTCGAGGGCGGCCGAATAGATGAAGGGCTTGAAGCTGGAGCCCGGCTGGCGCCAGGCCTGCGTCACGTGGTTGAACTTGTTCTTGTCGAAGTCGAAGCCGCCGATCATGGCCTTTACGGCGCCGTCGCGGGGGTCCAGCGCAATGAATGCGCCCTCGACCTCGGGCAGCTGGGTAATCTCCCAGGTGTTCTTCGGCGTCTTCACGACGCGGATCACGGCGCCGCGGCGGATCTTGATATTCGGCGGCGCCTTGTCCGAGAGCCCCGATTGTGCAGGCCGTAGCCCTTCGCCGGTGATCTGGACAGTATCGCCATTGGCGCGCACGGCGTTGATTTCCTTTGCACTGGCCTTCAGCACGACCGCCGACATCACGTCACCGTTGTCCGGATGCTCTGCCAGCGCATCATCCACGGCTTCGTCCAGTTCCTTCGGATCATTGGGCAGATCGACAAACTTTTCCGGGCCGCGGTAGATCTGCCGGCGCTCGTAGTCCATGATGCCCTTTCGCAAGGACTTGTAGGCTGCGGCCTGGTCGGCAGCGACCAAGGTGGTGTAGACCTTGAGGCCGCGCGTGTAGGTGCTGTCGCCGTACTGCGCGTACATCAGTTGCCGCACCGTCTCTGCCACGTACTCGGCATGCAGGCGGGTGGGGTCGGCCCCGTCACGCAGGTGCAACTCTTCCTTCTTGGCCTCGGCCGCCTGCTCGGCGTTGATGAAACCGGCTTCCTGCATCCGGTCGATCACGTAGAGCTGGCGCCCGCGCGCACGCGAGGGGTTGTTCACCGGATTGTTCGCGCCCGGTGCCTTCGGCAGCCCCGCGAGCATGGCCGCCTGGGCAATGGTGATGTCCTTGAGCGGCTTGCCAAAGTAGGCTTCCGCCGCGGCCGCAAAGCCGTAGGCCCGGTTGCCGAGGTAGATCTGGTTGAGGTAGATCTCGAAGATCTGGTCCTTGCTGAGCAGGTGCTCGAGCTTGAAGGTCAGCAGCACTTCGTAGATCTTGCGGGTCAGCGTCTTCTCGGAGCTCAGGTAGACATTGCGCGCGACCTGCATGGTGATGGTGGAGGCGCCTTGGCTCTTCACGCGGTTCATGTTCGCTAGGCCCGCGCGCAACAGCCCTTTGTAGTCGACTCCGCCGTGGTCGTAGAAGCGGGCGTCCTCCGCTGCCAGCACAGCATCCTTCATCACCTTGGGGATGGTCGCGATGGGCGTGAGGTTGCGGCGTTCCTCTCCGAACTCGCCGATCAGGATGCCTTCCGACGAAAACACCCGCAGCGGAAGCTTGGGCCGGTAGTCCGCCAGATCGGAGATGTCCGGCAGGTTCGGATAGGCCACAGCGAGCGCCACGGCGACCACGCAGACCAGCGACACCGCTCCGGCCGCGGCAATGCCCAGTCCCCACATCGCAAAGCGCAGAAGCCAGGTCAGCCAAACAGGGCGCTGGGCCGGAGGAGGTGTCTTGGTGGGCCCGTTCGGGCGTGTTTTTTCGGCCATGAAGCGATGTTGAAGTCAGTGCCAATTATAAAAAGCGGGGGCTCTCCAGCGGCTCTTCAATCGACATAAAACCCAAGTACTCGCATTTGTGACGTAAGTTGTGAATCGACGCTGTTACGTCCCCTTTTGACAACGGTTGATGCAAGAGTTGGCCCCCTGGCGCTTGGTTGGCTGTACACCTCCTGCTAGCATGCAACCACACGTAAGTATTTCTAATCGTTACAAACACAACGGGATATAACTTGGCTGCTTTGGGATCGCTATTCAGCCGTCAGCCCGCGCCATTACTCGGGCTGGACGTCAGCTCATCCAGTGTCAAGCTGGTCGAACTCGGCCGCGATGCCGGCGGCAAGCTGGTTCTGGAACGTTGTGCGATCGAGCCCCTCGAGCGAGGCTGGATCACCGATGGCAACGTCGAAAAATTTGACGAAGTGGCCGAGGCAGTCCGACGCGCCGTGCGCAAGAGCGGCAGCCGTACAAAAAATGCCGCGCTGGCCCTGCCGCCCTCGGCCGTCATTACCAAGAAGATCGTCCTCCCGGGCGGCATGAGCGAGCAGGAACTCGAGATCCAAGTCGAGTCCGAAGCCAACCAATACATCCCCTTTTCCCTCGATGAGGTGAGCCTGGACTTCTGCGTCATCGGCCAAAGCGCCAATTCGACCGGCGATGTCGAAGTCCTGATCGCAGCTTCCCGCAAGGAAAAGGTGCAAGACAGACAGGGCCTGGCCGAAGCGGCGGGCCTCAAGGCAGTGATCCTCGATGTCGAGTCCTATGCGTCCCGACTGGCCACTGCGCGACTGATCGAGCAGTTGCCTGGCCAGGGTCGTGACGCCGTGGTAGCCCTGTTCGAAGTGGGCGCCTTCACCACCAGCATGCAGGTACTTCGCAACCAGGAGGTGCTCTACGACCGCGACCAAGCCTTCGGTGGCGCCCAGCTGACGCAACTGATCGTGCGCCAGTACGGCTTTTCCGCGGAAGAGGCCGAGACCAAGAAGCGTAGCGGCGACCTGCCCGACGACTACGGATCGGGTGTGCTCAAACCCTTCGTGGCGAGCATTGCCCAGGAGATCGCGCGCGCCCTGCAGTTCTTCTTTACAAGCACCCCGCATAACCGTGTCGACTATGTACTGCTGGCAGGTGGGTCGGCGGCGCTGCCGGGGCTCACCAGTGCCGTGACGCGGCAGACCTCCTTTGCCTGCTCTTTGGTCAATCCCTTCGATGGGATGGAGATCGGAGGCGGCATTCGCGAGAAGAAGGTGCGGCGCGAGGCGCCTTCGTACCTGACCTCATGCGGGCTTGCCATGCGGAGGTTCCTGCAGTGATCTTGATCAACCTGCTCCCGCACCGGGAGGCTGCGCGCAAGCGTCGGCGGGAAACTTTCTATGCCGCTCTCGGTGCTTCGGCCGTGGCAGGGTTCCTGATCGCGGGTGGCGCGTATCTCTGGTACCAGGCCCAGATCTCCAACCAGCAGAGCAAGAACAGCTTCCTCCAGGCCGAAATCAAGAAGCTCGAAGCCGAGATCAAGGAAATCTCTACTCTCCAGGCCGAGATTGCCGCCTTGCGCGCCCGACAGCAAGCCGTGGAGGATCTCCAGGGCGACAGGAACATGCCGGTGCACCTGCTCAACGAACTGGTGCGTCAGCTTCCTGACGGGGTCTACCTGACGAGCATGAAGCAGGACAACCAGACCGTCACCCTCCTGGGTCAGGCGCAGTCGAACGAGCGGGTCTCGGAACTGTTGCGCAACCTGGGCAACAACAGCCCCTGGCTGGTCAAGCCCGAGCTGGTGGAAATCACGTCCGGAAACGTCAACCTGAGCCCCCGCGATCAGCGGCGCGTCGCGAATTTCACGATGCGCATCGGGCTCAAGCGGCCCACGGATGCGCAAAAGGCGGCCCCAGCGGCGGGCGGCGCTGCAGGATCCGCTGCAGGAAAAGGCTGAGCGTCATCATGGCAACCCAACGCGCATCCTCCAATATCGACTTCGCTGGCGCTCTGCAGCGCTTCGGCGACCAGTTCCGCGGGCTGAATCCCAACGACCCTTCCGTCTGGCCGCCGGTGCCTCGCTACGCCCTGTGCGTGCTGGTCACCGCCCTGGTCCTGGTGGGTCTGTGGTTCGTGTG is drawn from Variovorax sp. PBS-H4 and contains these coding sequences:
- the ccsB gene encoding c-type cytochrome biogenesis protein CcsB, with the protein product MTTTTLTLNDGFLSRRNAFDWVFAALVVAGGLFAFARYAGAMDIYEKVILLAAMPFVVWLGWFWRPLQVLAIVVAAAALLGIGSYQGDLARAETVFWLKYFLSSQSAILWMSVLFFMSTLFYWIGFFGGRQADTMDLIGSRLAWAAVTMALIGTMVRWYESHQLGPDIGHIPVSNLYEVFVLFCWLTATFYLYFESRYRTRALGAFVMLVVSAAVGFLLWYTLVREAHEIQPLVPALQSWWMKLHVPANFIGYGTFSLAAMVAFAYLIKEQAQETRWYKLTPMWLLGVALCFVPVAFRQRAQEAGGSYWFVYAAISALIAAGILLGRKRIAERLPANEVLDDVMYKSITVGFAFFTIATVLGALWAADAWGGYWSWDPKETWALIVWLNYAAWLHMRLVKGLRGTVAAWWALGGLAVTTFAFLGVNMFLSGLHSYGTL
- the lptM gene encoding LPS translocon maturation chaperone LptM; amino-acid sequence: MLNVRQILVSAIGLAIVGVALAGCGQKGALYLPTEPAATNRATLPGLLIPNSRNADSTASPATGAAAAPAAASSAPVTREGTK
- a CDS encoding sulfite oxidase heme-binding subunit YedZ; translated protein: MNKLLLHPAAKPLVFVLCLLPFAWLAWGAFTDGLGANPAEALIRSTGDWTLRFICIVLAVTPLRVMTRTNALARFRRMLGLFAYFYVVVHLLSYSLFDMGFDIPEIAKDIAKRPFILVGFSAFVLLTPLAATSFNRAIKAMGAKRWQTLHKLVYVIAGLGLLHFFWMRAGKNNFAEVFVYAAIISVLLGWRIWNFARTKRATGAASAGRAQLSK
- the lysA gene encoding diaminopimelate decarboxylase, which gives rise to MTSAERLPGHPHIGYKNGALHVEAAALPDLAREHGTPLFIYSTQWMLDALAAYQRGFEGRDALICYAIKANSALGVLRIFAEAGCGFDIVSGGELARVLAAGADPAKVIFSGVGKTKQEMRQALAAGIACFNVESEAEIDVLNAVALEEGQRAAISVRINPNVDPKTHPYISTGLKGNKFGIAHDRALAIYQHAASLKGLRVVGIDCHIGSQITDAAPYLEALERVLDLVEAIEKAGITLHHLDFGGGLGIDYNGDRPPAADALWQQLLQRLDARGFGQRRLIVEPGRSLVGNAGVCVTEVLYTKPGEAKNFCIVDAAMNDLPRPAMYQAFHRIVPVTPRQGESVSYDVVGPVCESGDWLGRDRTLDVQAGDLLAVLSAGAYSMAMASNYNSRGRAAELLVSGDRATLIRRRESIEDQLRCEQVEG
- the cyaY gene encoding iron donor protein CyaY, with translation MTDPEYLDRAEAALAAIERSCDHINDTSDADIDNQRVGGMITITFRNGSQLIVNLQKPLQEIWLAARSGGYHYRYDGRAWVDTKTSEEFFAQLSREASAQAGVPLQFTAD
- a CDS encoding pilus assembly protein PilM translates to MAALGSLFSRQPAPLLGLDVSSSSVKLVELGRDAGGKLVLERCAIEPLERGWITDGNVEKFDEVAEAVRRAVRKSGSRTKNAALALPPSAVITKKIVLPGGMSEQELEIQVESEANQYIPFSLDEVSLDFCVIGQSANSTGDVEVLIAASRKEKVQDRQGLAEAAGLKAVILDVESYASRLATARLIEQLPGQGRDAVVALFEVGAFTTSMQVLRNQEVLYDRDQAFGGAQLTQLIVRQYGFSAEEAETKKRSGDLPDDYGSGVLKPFVASIAQEIARALQFFFTSTPHNRVDYVLLAGGSAALPGLTSAVTRQTSFACSLVNPFDGMEIGGGIREKKVRREAPSYLTSCGLAMRRFLQ
- the msrP gene encoding protein-methionine-sulfoxide reductase catalytic subunit MsrP yields the protein MLIRSKDQGFIHPHPSEITPRAAYEGRRDMLKLLATGVAGAAMASWAGREALAQATAPGKLAALKGEKSAVAGAQTMEKLTDYKDATSYNNYYEFGTDKGDPVKNAGTLKTRPWTVEVEGLVKKPGKYALEDLLKLSAQEERIYRLRCVEGWSMVIPWVGYSLAELIKRVEPQGNAKYVEFVTLADPKTMPFVGSRVLDWPYAEGLRMDEAMHPLTLLTFGMYGEVLPNQNGAPVRIVVPWKYGFKSAKSIVKIRFVEKEPGTAWNKAAAQEYGFYSNVNPNVDHPRWSQATERRIGDGSGLFAKRHKTLIFNGYEAQVGQLYAGMDLKKFY
- a CDS encoding PilN domain-containing protein; the protein is MILINLLPHREAARKRRRETFYAALGASAVAGFLIAGGAYLWYQAQISNQQSKNSFLQAEIKKLEAEIKEISTLQAEIAALRARQQAVEDLQGDRNMPVHLLNELVRQLPDGVYLTSMKQDNQTVTLLGQAQSNERVSELLRNLGNNSPWLVKPELVEITSGNVNLSPRDQRRVANFTMRIGLKRPTDAQKAAPAAGGAAGSAAGKG
- a CDS encoding penicillin-binding protein 1A yields the protein MAEKTRPNGPTKTPPPAQRPVWLTWLLRFAMWGLGIAAAGAVSLVCVVAVALAVAYPNLPDISDLADYRPKLPLRVFSSEGILIGEFGEERRNLTPIATIPKVMKDAVLAAEDARFYDHGGVDYKGLLRAGLANMNRVKSQGASTITMQVARNVYLSSEKTLTRKIYEVLLTFKLEHLLSKDQIFEIYLNQIYLGNRAYGFAAAAEAYFGKPLKDITIAQAAMLAGLPKAPGANNPVNNPSRARGRQLYVIDRMQEAGFINAEQAAEAKKEELHLRDGADPTRLHAEYVAETVRQLMYAQYGDSTYTRGLKVYTTLVAADQAAAYKSLRKGIMDYERRQIYRGPEKFVDLPNDPKELDEAVDDALAEHPDNGDVMSAVVLKASAKEINAVRANGDTVQITGEGLRPAQSGLSDKAPPNIKIRRGAVIRVVKTPKNTWEITQLPEVEGAFIALDPRDGAVKAMIGGFDFDKNKFNHVTQAWRQPGSSFKPFIYSAALEKGFTPGTVVNDGPLFFDAGTTGGQPWEPKNYDGNFEGPMSLRRALAKSKNMVSIRVLQSIGTRYAQDWIGNFGFEREKHPAYLPMALGAGAVTPMQMATAYSVFANGGYRVSPYLVTRITDHKDKVLVETQPPLLNETLRAIPQRNAFIMDSLLQEVARSGTAAKAQATLKRPDIYGKTGTTNDSLDAWFAGFQPTMAAVAWMGYDTPRKLGDRETGGGLSLPIWISYMETAIKGVPVTELTAKPPAGVVNVGGEWYYDDYAPGRGVATLGVEPGPTPPAEAISGAPIGPTPQPEERSRILDLFRN